The proteins below come from a single Argentina anserina chromosome 1, drPotAnse1.1, whole genome shotgun sequence genomic window:
- the LOC126785754 gene encoding uncharacterized acetyltransferase At3g50280-like, with protein sequence MEKIRCISTTYIQPKSHTDLCTRIELSPSDVLLLPAGPIQKGLFFRKSQPDHEEDLNDEQNLKLIEHLKASFSRALDIFHPLAGRLAVTENEDDNTISFSFDCNGAGAEFVHAAADGVTVADILDPVYVPDHIVYSLFLMNGVANYEGTSKPLLAVQVTELIDGIFIGLTMNHSVCDGTCFWKFFNTWSEISRSGTSTMAKPIFSREFLGGIIPLPIRIPFFQYQNPKDKLVLPTEQLQQRVFHFSKVRIAELKSKANAQMGTTKISSLQALMGHLWASITRTRQLISSTADDEEITKYVVIVGLRQRLVHPSLSDHYLGNAVLIGTATSTVRELLEGGLGCAAVELNRMIALQTEQEAMKFLKGFVENPSMLKRSDVASKYSLTTGSSPRFNVYGNDFGWGKPVAVRSGSGNKFDGKLTVFAGAEEGSITFEVCLSSQTLQALAEDAEFMESVAV encoded by the coding sequence ATGGAGAAGATTCGTTGCATCTCCACAACTTATATCCAACCCAAAAGCCACACAGATCTGTGTACCAGAATTGAGTTATCTCCATCTGATGTTCTATTACTCCCAGCAGGTCCCATCCAAAAAGGCCTTTTCTTCCGCAAATCCCAACCCGATCACGAAGAGGACCTCAACGACGAGCAGAACCTGAAGCTGATTGAGCACCTGAAAGCCTCCTTCTCACGCGCGTTGGACATCTTCCACCCACTTGCTGGCCGGCTCGCCGTCACGGAAAATGAGGACGACAACACCATCTCATTCTCCTTTGACTGCAATGGCGCCGGAGCCGAATTTGTCCATGCAGCCGCGGATGGTGTCACAGTCGCAGATATCCTCGACCCTGTTTATGTTCCGGATCACATCGTGTACTCTCTCTTTTTGATGAATGGGGTTGCAAACTACGAAGGCACATCCAAACCCTTGCTTGCAGTTCAGGTAACCGAGCTCATTGATGGCATTTTCATTGGTTTGACTATGAACCATTCTGTTTGTGATGGTACATGCTTCTGGAAATTCTTCAACACTTGGTCCGAAATCTCTCGATCGGGAACTTCTACCATGGCGAAGCCCATTTTCAGCCGTGAATTTCTTGGAGGAATTATCCCTCTCCCAATCCGAATTCCCTTCTTTCAATATCAAAATCCAAAAGATAAATTAGTGCTACCAACAGAACAATTACAGCAGAGAGTCTTCCATTTCAGCAAGGTTAGGATTGCGGAGCTAAAATCCAAAGCCAATGCACAGATGGGAACTACCAAGATATCTTCCCTCCAAGCACTCATGGGCCATCTTTGGGCATCCATAACCCGAACCCGACAACTTATTTCCAGTACTGCTGACGATGAAGAAATAACTAAGTACGTGGTAATAGTAGGCTTGAGACAAAGACTGGTGCACCCTTCATTGTCGGATCATTACCTTGGAAATGCGGTACTAATTGGCACCGCAACATCCACTGTAAGGGAACTGCTTGAAGGTGGCCTAGGCTGCGCCGCTGTAGAACTGAACAGGATGATAGCCTTGCAGACGGAACAAGAAGCGATGAAATTCTTGAAGGGCTTTGTTGAGAATCCTAGTATGCTAAAAAGAAGTGATGTGGCTAGTAAATATTCGTTGACTACGGGAAGCTCGCCTCGGTTTAATGTGTATGGCAATGACTTTGGTTGGGGAAAGCCGGTGGCGGTTCGAAGCGGCTCCGGTAACAAATTCGATGGGAAGTTGACTGTGTTTGCTGGGGCGGAAGAAGGAAGTATAACTTTTGAGGTGTGCCTTTCGAGTCAGACTCTACAAGCTTTGGCGGAGGATGCAGAGTTTATGGAGAGTGTGGCAGTGTAA
- the LOC126801088 gene encoding LOW QUALITY PROTEIN: uncharacterized acetyltransferase At3g50280-like (The sequence of the model RefSeq protein was modified relative to this genomic sequence to represent the inferred CDS: inserted 2 bases in 1 codon; deleted 3 bases in 3 codons; substituted 2 bases at 2 genomic stop codons): MGGVKLISTSTVRAAASHDKELSTQKIELAPWDLXLLLVDSMQKGVLFQKPNGFTQHNLQHLKTSLSRTLDFIPPLSGHLATINRHHDNTTSFFINCNDVGALFVHSRADGVTVSDINDFVNSFFPLNGVKNYQGTSEPLLVVXVTELVDGVFMGCIINHTTIADGTSFWHFFNSWSEISRGLDRVLKPPVLQHWFHDGTDFPIRIPFPNDHSKVLFDKIMDIDSPPLKERIFHFSKESIAQLNAKANXSIEIESNRPISSLQAILAHLWRSIGRCSDTHHDRELSYRLLTGARSRLNPPLPQEYSGVAVQAGTVTIKAGELLERGLGFMAREMNKVVVALHTEERVFRIFLGSWVREPKLLTKENLAAKALVTSSSPRFNVYGNDFGWGRAVAVRTGAGNKSFGKISVFSGAEEGNIDIEACLLAETLEAMGNDSEFMEAVAF, encoded by the exons ATGGGAGGCGTTAAGCTCATCTCCACAAGTACGGTGAGAGCTGCAGCGAGCCATGATAAGGAGCTCTCAACTCAAAAGATCGAGTTAGCTCCATGGGATCTTTAGCTTCTTCTTGTGGATTCAATGCAGAAGGGTGTACTCTTTCAAAAACCTAATGGCTTTACACAACACAACCTTCAGCATCTCAAAACCTCCCTTTCACGCACCCTCGACTTCATTCCCCCACTCTCCGGCCACCTTGCCACCATAAACCGG CACCACGATAACACGACCTCCTTCTTCATTAACTGTAACGATGTTGGGGCTCTTTTCGTGCATTCCAGGGCTGATGGCGTTACAGTCTCTGATATCAATGACTTTGTCAATTCATTTTTCCCTCTAAATGGTGTTAAAAACTACCAAGGCACTTCCGAGCCGTTGCTTGTAGTTTAAGTGACCGAGCTTGTGGATGGTGTTTTCATGGGTTGCATCATCAACCATACG ACCATTGCTGATGGCACTTCCTTTTGGCATTTCTTCAATTCTTGGTCTGAAATCTCTCGCGGTCTTGATCGTGTGTTAAAGCCTCCTGTTCTTCAGCATTGGTTTCATGATGGAACCGATTTTCCCATCCGCATTCCCTTCCCCAATGACCATAGTAAAGTGCTTTTCGACAAAATCATGGATATAGACTCACCTCCACTAAAAGAGAGGATTTTTCACTTCTCAAAGGAAAGCATCGCTCAATTGAATGCAAAAGCCAA GTCGATCGAGATTGAGAGCAATAGACCAATCTCCTCTCTACAAGCAATTTTAGCTC ATCTTTGGCGCTCCATAGGACGTTGCAGTGATACACATCACGATAGAGAATTGAGTTACCGCTTACTTACCG GAGCTAGATCGAGATTGAATCCACCGTTGCCCCAAGAATACTCTGGCGTTGCAGTTCAAGCTGGAACGGTGACCATAAAAGCAGGTGAGCTACTCGAACGTGGATTAGGTTTCATGGCCAGGGAAATGAACAAGGTA GTGGTTGCTTTGCACACTGAAGAGCGAGTTTTCCGAATCTTCTTAGGGTCCTGGGTCCGGGAGCCAAAGTTGCTCACAAAAGAGAACTTAGCTGCGAAAGCTTTGGTCACAAGCAGCTCCCCGCGGTTCAATGTGTACGGGAATGACTTCGGATGGGGAAGGGCAGTCGCGGTGAGGACCGGTGCTGGGAACAAGTCATTTGGGAAGATTTCAGTGTTTTCAGGGGCAGAAGAGGGAAACATTGATATTGAAGCTTGCCTTTTGGCTGAAACATTGGAGGCAATGGGAAATGATTCAGAATTCATGGAAGCGGTTGCTTTCTAG